In Sphingopyxis sp. 113P3, one DNA window encodes the following:
- the argH gene encoding argininosuccinate lyase, producing MWGGRFGGGPAAIMQEINASIPVDKRLWEEDIAASRAHAAMLGAQGIITAADAAAIDAGLAEIAAEFARDGVPVDLALEDIHMTVESRLKEIVGEPAGRLHTARSRNDQVATDFRLWVRGACERIDAGLKGLQAALLARAEEHAASIMPGFTHLQVAQPVTLGHHLLAYVEMAARDRGRFSDARSRLNESPLGAAALAGTGFAVDRDATAKALGFARPMANSIDAVSDRDFALEFCAAAAIAALHLSRLAEEIVIWASQPFGFVALPDAWSTGSSIMPQKRNPDAAELVRGRAGLLLGAFQRLAVIVKGLPLTYSKDLQDDKETVFGAFDALALSLAALTGMVETLTFRTDRMRALAASGFSTATDLADWLVREAGVPFREAHHIVGACVKRSEELGVELSALPAAEAAAIHAAVTPEALAALTVEASVASRISYGGTAPERVRQAIAAARAALES from the coding sequence ATGTGGGGCGGCCGCTTCGGGGGCGGTCCCGCGGCGATCATGCAGGAAATAAACGCCTCAATCCCCGTGGACAAGCGCTTGTGGGAAGAAGATATTGCGGCCAGCCGCGCGCATGCCGCGATGCTCGGAGCGCAGGGCATCATCACCGCGGCTGATGCTGCAGCGATCGACGCAGGCCTTGCCGAAATCGCCGCCGAGTTCGCCCGCGACGGGGTGCCCGTCGACCTTGCGCTTGAGGATATCCACATGACGGTGGAATCGCGGCTCAAGGAAATTGTCGGCGAGCCTGCCGGACGCCTTCACACCGCGCGCTCGCGCAACGACCAGGTCGCAACCGATTTCCGCCTCTGGGTGCGCGGCGCATGCGAGCGCATCGACGCGGGGCTGAAGGGCCTCCAGGCCGCGCTGCTTGCGCGCGCCGAGGAGCATGCCGCGAGCATCATGCCGGGCTTTACCCATCTTCAGGTCGCGCAGCCGGTGACGCTTGGTCATCATCTTCTTGCCTATGTCGAGATGGCGGCGCGCGACCGCGGGCGCTTTTCTGACGCGCGCTCGCGGCTCAACGAATCGCCGCTCGGCGCCGCGGCGCTTGCGGGCACGGGCTTTGCGGTCGATCGCGATGCGACCGCCAAGGCGCTCGGCTTTGCGCGTCCGATGGCGAACAGCATCGACGCCGTCTCCGACCGCGACTTTGCCCTTGAATTCTGCGCTGCCGCCGCGATCGCCGCACTGCACCTCTCGCGCCTCGCGGAGGAAATCGTGATCTGGGCAAGCCAGCCCTTCGGCTTTGTCGCGCTGCCCGATGCCTGGTCGACAGGCAGCTCGATCATGCCGCAAAAGCGCAATCCCGACGCGGCCGAGCTCGTGCGCGGGCGTGCAGGGCTGCTCCTCGGAGCCTTCCAGCGGCTCGCGGTTATCGTCAAGGGGCTGCCGCTCACCTATTCGAAGGATCTGCAGGACGACAAGGAGACGGTGTTCGGCGCCTTCGACGCGCTTGCGCTGTCGCTTGCCGCGCTCACCGGGATGGTCGAGACGCTGACCTTCCGCACCGACCGGATGCGCGCGCTCGCCGCCTCGGGTTTTTCGACTGCGACCGACCTTGCCGACTGGCTGGTGCGCGAGGCAGGGGTGCCCTTCCGCGAGGCGCACCACATCGTGGGTGCGTGCGTGAAACGATCCGAAGAGCTTGGCGTTGAACTTTCGGCGCTGCCTGCGGCCGAGGCAGCGGCGATCCACGCGGCCGTCACCCCCGAGGCGCTCGCAGCGCTCACCGTCGAGGCGTCGGTTGCAAGCCGCATCAGCTATGGCGGCACCGCGCCCGAACGGGTAAGGCAGGCCATTGCCGCGGCGCGCGCCGCGCTGGAGAGTTGA
- a CDS encoding TlpA family protein disulfide reductase — MLLLSGDSAIRRALDPKIALLAILLAGSIAGCDREKRDQEQAGASQANIAPDEAKDARSAGTFQHQIDRSHAGEAAPSARFFGPDNAPVTLTAFKGRPLLVNLWATWCAPCVAEMPTLDALAAQQDKAMTVIAVAQDLQGAAVVDPWFQKAGLTSLQPYVDPENALLDAASSALPTSILYDAEGKELWRIIGAIDWQGAKAKALLAEAGI, encoded by the coding sequence ATGCTGCTCTTGTCCGGAGATTCCGCCATTCGCCGCGCCCTAGATCCGAAAATTGCCCTCCTCGCCATCCTGCTGGCGGGGTCGATCGCCGGCTGCGATAGGGAAAAGCGGGACCAGGAGCAAGCGGGGGCGTCGCAAGCAAATATTGCCCCCGATGAAGCGAAGGATGCGCGCAGCGCCGGAACCTTCCAGCATCAGATCGATCGCTCGCATGCGGGCGAGGCGGCTCCCTCCGCGCGCTTTTTCGGCCCCGACAATGCGCCGGTGACGCTCACAGCCTTCAAGGGCCGGCCGCTCCTCGTCAATCTCTGGGCGACCTGGTGCGCGCCCTGCGTCGCGGAAATGCCGACGCTCGACGCGCTCGCGGCGCAGCAGGACAAGGCAATGACGGTGATCGCGGTCGCGCAGGACCTCCAGGGCGCCGCGGTCGTCGACCCCTGGTTCCAGAAGGCTGGGCTCACCTCGCTCCAGCCCTATGTCGACCCCGAGAACGCTCTTCTCGATGCGGCGAGCAGCGCGCTTCCCACAAGCATTCTCTACGATGCCGAAGGCAAGGAATTGTGGCGGATAATCGGCGCGATCGACTGGCAGGGAGCAAAGGCGAAGGCGCTGCTTGCCGAGGCGGGCATCTAG
- a CDS encoding SDR family NAD(P)-dependent oxidoreductase, translating into MSGLLTDKVVAVTGAGRGVGREIALLCAREGAAVVVNDLGTSGEGEGADLSPAEETVNDIKAAGGRAVVNGASVADPRGAASIIEDAVQNFGRIDAVVNNAGILRDRIWHKLSHEDWAAVIDVHLNGCFNVSKAATPYFREQGSGSFIHFTSTSGLIGNFGQANYSAAKLGIVGLSQSIALDMARAGVRSNCIAPFAWSRMTASIPATTPEEIARVERMKTMSADKIAPLVAFLASDAAKEVTNQIFGVRKNEIFLFSKPRPIRSMQKSEGWTPQAIADELLPAFRPSFARPDERSGDVFGYDPI; encoded by the coding sequence ATGAGCGGGCTGCTTACGGACAAGGTGGTGGCGGTGACGGGCGCAGGACGCGGGGTCGGGCGCGAGATCGCCCTTCTTTGTGCGCGCGAGGGCGCCGCCGTGGTGGTCAACGACCTTGGCACCTCGGGCGAAGGCGAAGGCGCTGACCTCTCGCCCGCCGAAGAGACAGTGAACGATATCAAGGCAGCCGGCGGCCGCGCGGTGGTCAACGGCGCAAGCGTTGCCGACCCCAGGGGCGCGGCGAGCATCATCGAGGATGCAGTGCAGAATTTCGGGCGCATCGACGCCGTGGTCAACAATGCCGGCATCCTGCGCGACCGCATCTGGCACAAGCTCAGCCACGAGGACTGGGCCGCTGTGATCGATGTCCATCTCAACGGCTGCTTCAACGTATCGAAAGCGGCAACGCCCTATTTTCGCGAGCAGGGATCGGGAAGCTTCATCCACTTCACCTCGACGAGCGGGCTCATCGGCAATTTCGGCCAGGCCAATTATTCGGCGGCAAAGCTCGGCATCGTCGGCCTCTCGCAGTCGATTGCGCTCGACATGGCGCGCGCGGGCGTGCGCTCGAACTGCATCGCGCCCTTTGCCTGGAGCCGCATGACCGCCTCGATCCCGGCAACGACGCCCGAAGAGATTGCACGGGTCGAGCGGATGAAGACGATGAGCGCCGACAAGATTGCGCCGCTCGTTGCCTTCCTCGCGAGCGACGCGGCCAAAGAGGTGACCAACCAGATCTTTGGCGTGCGCAAGAACGAGATTTTCCTTTTCTCAAAGCCGCGCCCGATCCGCTCGATGCAGAAGAGCGAGGGCTGGACCCCGCAGGCGATCGCAGACGAGCTCTTGCCCGCGTTCCGCCCCAGCTTCGCTCGCCCCGATGAACGCTCAGGCGACGTCTTCGGCTATGATCCGATCTGA
- a CDS encoding acyl-CoA dehydrogenase family protein, whose protein sequence is MQDYTAIREEVAKLCAAFPGPYWQAKDKRREYPSEFVAALGEAGYLAALIPEEYGGAGLPLSAAAAILEEIQRQGCNGGAVHAQMYVMGTVLRHGSEEQKARYLPRVATGELRLQAFGVTEPTSGTDTLSLKTTARREGEHYIVNGQKLWTSRAEHSDLMILLARTTPREEAASRTEGLSVFLVDMKEALAAGTLTIRPIDTMMNHATTEVFFDNMRIPAANLIGEEGKGFRYILSGMNAERLLIAAECIGDAKWFIDKASAYAKERVLFGRPIGQNQGVQFPIARAYTQMRAAELLVHDGIAKYEAGENAGAEANMAKMLAAEASWAAGEACIQTHGGFGFAAEYDIERKFRETRLYQVAPISTNMILSYVAEHVLGMPRSY, encoded by the coding sequence ATGCAGGATTACACCGCCATCCGCGAAGAGGTCGCAAAGCTCTGCGCCGCCTTTCCCGGCCCCTATTGGCAGGCGAAGGACAAGCGGCGCGAATATCCTTCAGAGTTCGTCGCGGCGCTCGGCGAGGCGGGCTATCTCGCCGCGCTCATCCCCGAGGAATATGGCGGCGCGGGCCTGCCACTCTCCGCAGCCGCGGCGATCCTCGAGGAAATCCAGCGCCAGGGATGCAACGGCGGCGCGGTGCACGCGCAAATGTACGTGATGGGAACGGTGCTGCGCCACGGGTCCGAAGAACAGAAGGCCCGCTATCTGCCGCGCGTCGCGACGGGTGAGCTGCGCCTGCAGGCGTTCGGGGTCACCGAACCGACGAGCGGCACCGATACGCTGAGCCTCAAGACCACGGCGAGGCGCGAGGGCGAACATTACATCGTCAATGGCCAGAAATTATGGACGAGCCGCGCCGAGCACAGCGATCTCATGATCCTGCTCGCGCGCACGACGCCGCGCGAAGAGGCGGCGAGCCGCACCGAGGGTCTCTCGGTCTTCCTCGTCGACATGAAGGAAGCGCTCGCCGCGGGAACGCTCACGATCCGGCCGATCGACACGATGATGAACCATGCGACGACCGAGGTCTTCTTCGACAATATGCGCATTCCCGCCGCCAATCTGATCGGCGAGGAGGGCAAGGGTTTCCGCTATATCCTGTCGGGGATGAATGCCGAGCGGCTGCTGATCGCAGCGGAATGCATCGGCGATGCCAAGTGGTTCATCGACAAGGCGTCGGCCTATGCAAAGGAGCGCGTGCTGTTCGGCCGTCCGATCGGCCAGAATCAGGGGGTGCAGTTTCCCATCGCGCGCGCCTATACCCAGATGCGTGCCGCCGAACTGCTCGTCCACGACGGAATCGCCAAATATGAGGCGGGCGAGAATGCGGGGGCCGAGGCCAATATGGCGAAGATGCTCGCCGCCGAGGCCAGCTGGGCCGCGGGCGAAGCGTGCATCCAGACCCACGGCGGCTTCGGTTTTGCAGCCGAATATGACATCGAGCGGAAGTTCCGCGAGACGCGCCTCTACCAGGTCGCGCCGATCAGCACGAACATGATCCTCTCCTATGTCGCCGAGCATGTGCTGGGGATGCCGCGAAGCTATTGA
- a CDS encoding NAD(P)H-dependent glycerol-3-phosphate dehydrogenase produces MRLKIGLLGGGSWGTTVASLVSRNAPITLWARDAETVESINRAHENPRYLPGITLPAALNATTSLEEVVASADVLVMGVPSHSFRGVLEEARRHLRPWVPVISLTKGLELASGKRMTELIEEVLPGHPVGVLTGPNLAREIMSGQAAASVLSMEDEIVVRALQPVFHSGLFRVYTNTDLLGCELGGVLKNIIAIAVGMGDGLGAGDNTRAGLMTRGLAEITRLGVAMGGRPETFAGLTGMGDLIATCTSPLSRNRHVGVELGKGRHIDAIIEGMNMVAEGVKSAPTVMALAKKYGIAMPIASDVFDVTQGKRTAQEVFRGLLRSTVGDEAHPG; encoded by the coding sequence ATGCGGCTGAAGATCGGGCTGCTCGGGGGCGGTAGCTGGGGGACGACGGTCGCCTCCTTGGTGTCTCGCAATGCGCCGATCACGCTCTGGGCGCGTGATGCCGAGACAGTGGAGAGCATCAATCGCGCGCACGAGAACCCCAGATATCTCCCCGGCATTACGCTCCCCGCAGCGCTTAACGCGACCACCAGTCTCGAGGAGGTGGTGGCGAGCGCCGACGTTCTCGTCATGGGGGTGCCCTCGCACAGCTTTCGTGGGGTGCTCGAAGAGGCGAGGCGCCATCTTCGTCCCTGGGTTCCCGTCATCAGCCTCACCAAGGGGCTCGAGCTCGCCTCGGGCAAGCGGATGACCGAGCTCATCGAAGAGGTGCTGCCCGGCCACCCCGTGGGTGTCCTCACCGGCCCCAATCTCGCGCGCGAGATCATGAGCGGGCAGGCGGCAGCGAGCGTCCTGTCGATGGAAGACGAGATCGTCGTGCGCGCGCTCCAGCCCGTTTTCCACTCGGGGCTGTTTCGCGTCTACACCAATACTGATCTTCTTGGCTGCGAACTCGGCGGGGTTTTGAAGAATATCATCGCGATTGCGGTCGGGATGGGCGACGGGCTTGGCGCAGGCGACAATACGCGCGCGGGGCTGATGACGCGCGGGCTTGCCGAGATCACGCGGCTCGGCGTCGCAATGGGGGGACGCCCCGAAACCTTCGCGGGCCTCACCGGAATGGGCGACCTCATTGCAACCTGCACCAGCCCCTTGAGCCGCAATCGCCACGTCGGGGTTGAACTGGGCAAGGGGCGCCACATCGATGCGATCATCGAAGGCATGAACATGGTCGCTGAAGGCGTGAAGAGCGCGCCAACGGTGATGGCGCTCGCCAAAAAATACGGCATCGCGATGCCGATCGCGAGCGACGTTTTCGACGTGACGCAAGGAAAGCGGACGGCGCAGGAGGTGTTCAGGGGCCTCCTGCGCTCAACCGTCGGCGACGAAGCGCATCCAGGCTAG
- a CDS encoding alpha/beta fold hydrolase — MKILLVLIFAPMIALILLYFLFPGRLVAFGRWLLRRRGGLALKSVTVDGRAWPYLEGGDPAKPLLLFVHGFAGDKDNWSMIAPYLTRDFHVIAPDLPGFGENERNPQLAYDIAAQTARLKGFADALGLQSPHLCGNSMGGWIALRYALDYPDALASLILLNNAGVKGANESDLEKQAANEDYNPLVLANLEDADRLLAMVTHKPPFIPARLKPALYADALKYRDQLDGVFWIIATEARDHPLNDRLGEVRVPTLILWGRHDRLIDVSCVPVLEAGIAGSRAHILEHVGHVPMVEDPKATAAIIRDFLGALA; from the coding sequence ATGAAAATTCTGCTCGTTCTGATTTTTGCGCCCATGATCGCGCTCATTCTTCTCTATTTTCTCTTCCCCGGCCGGCTTGTCGCGTTCGGGCGCTGGCTTCTTCGCAGGCGCGGCGGTCTCGCGCTGAAGAGCGTGACCGTCGACGGCCGCGCCTGGCCCTATCTCGAGGGCGGGGATCCGGCAAAGCCGCTCTTGCTGTTCGTTCACGGCTTTGCGGGCGACAAGGACAATTGGTCGATGATCGCGCCCTATCTCACGCGCGACTTTCATGTCATCGCCCCCGATCTGCCGGGGTTTGGGGAGAATGAGCGCAATCCCCAGCTCGCCTACGACATCGCGGCGCAGACCGCGCGGCTCAAGGGGTTCGCCGATGCCCTGGGGCTCCAATCCCCGCATCTTTGCGGCAACAGCATGGGCGGCTGGATCGCGCTGCGCTACGCGCTCGATTATCCGGATGCGCTCGCGAGCCTCATTCTCCTCAACAATGCAGGGGTGAAGGGAGCGAACGAGAGCGATCTTGAAAAACAGGCCGCCAACGAAGACTATAATCCACTCGTTCTCGCCAATCTTGAAGATGCCGACCGCCTCCTCGCGATGGTGACGCACAAGCCCCCCTTCATCCCGGCCCGGCTCAAACCCGCGCTCTATGCCGATGCGCTCAAATATCGCGATCAGCTAGACGGCGTCTTCTGGATCATCGCGACCGAAGCGCGCGACCATCCGCTCAACGACCGGCTCGGCGAGGTGAGGGTGCCGACGCTGATTCTCTGGGGCCGCCACGACCGGCTCATTGACGTCAGCTGCGTCCCCGTGCTCGAAGCCGGCATCGCGGGCAGCCGGGCACATATATTGGAGCATGTCGGGCACGTCCCGATGGTCGAGGATCCCAAGGCGACCGCCGCAATCATCCGGGACTTTCTTGGAGCGCTTGCCTAA
- a CDS encoding alpha/beta hydrolase encodes MATGALVLPEGSAAAGSALSVTHWLPAGAPKAVVLLAHGYAEHAGRYAHVAERLTGRGYAVYAVDHWGHGKSDGTPGFVPRFSAFTDGMAELQTLVEVQHCGTPRLLLGHSMGGLIATLFLLERQDAFVAAALSGPAIVPAAPPSRMTIYLSRFLSRFFPRLGVLALDAEGVSRDPDVVAAYRADPLVYKGKIGARLGTEFMDAMAAAQAGAVRISLPILLQHGGADTLTAPSGSRYLFEHVSSTDKTLKVYPGLFHEIYNEPERDQVLDDLIGWFDAHVVKA; translated from the coding sequence GTGGCGACCGGCGCACTCGTCCTTCCCGAAGGCTCGGCAGCAGCGGGGTCGGCGCTCTCGGTCACCCACTGGCTTCCCGCCGGAGCGCCGAAGGCGGTCGTTCTCCTCGCGCACGGTTATGCCGAACATGCCGGCCGCTACGCCCATGTCGCCGAGCGCCTGACGGGCAGGGGCTACGCGGTCTATGCCGTCGATCACTGGGGGCATGGCAAGTCGGACGGGACGCCGGGCTTCGTGCCGCGTTTTTCCGCCTTTACCGACGGCATGGCCGAGCTGCAGACGCTCGTCGAGGTCCAGCATTGCGGCACCCCGCGCCTGCTCCTTGGACACAGCATGGGCGGGCTCATTGCGACGCTCTTTCTGCTCGAGCGGCAGGACGCGTTCGTCGCCGCGGCGCTCTCGGGGCCAGCGATCGTCCCCGCCGCGCCGCCTTCGCGCATGACGATCTACCTCAGTCGCTTCCTCTCGCGCTTCTTCCCCAGGCTCGGTGTGCTCGCTCTCGATGCCGAGGGTGTGAGCCGCGACCCGGATGTGGTGGCGGCCTACCGCGCCGACCCCCTCGTTTACAAAGGCAAGATCGGCGCACGGCTCGGCACGGAGTTCATGGACGCGATGGCAGCGGCGCAGGCGGGCGCGGTGAGGATCAGCCTTCCGATCCTGCTCCAGCACGGAGGGGCCGACACGCTCACGGCGCCTTCAGGCTCACGCTATCTCTTCGAGCATGTCTCCTCGACCGACAAGACCCTCAAAGTCTACCCGGGGCTTTTTCATGAAATCTACAACGAGCCGGAACGCGACCAGGTGCTCGACGATCTGATCGGCTGGTTCGATGCGCATGTCGTGAAGGCATGA
- a CDS encoding DUF3336 domain-containing protein, whose translation MIFSPTLSADAELANAPDYAAWSKAARAHDAKSGMQAWREADASEHFDFKAIRARLERLRALSAAGDVKGLLFVLNEGIHGNIDGMGHERLYQKARFGTKILIEAYVAEVVAALGKIASSPAVPREEKRDFFRRAQHCYGRSALLLSGSGSFLFFHVGVVRALWDEGVLPNILAGSSGGSVVAAIVSTRQDPEVGAFLASERLANPARGAETRRLASDEVRARLAELIPDLTFREAWERSGRHLNVSVAPAEKHQNGRLLNAITAPNVLIREAVLASCAVPGVFPPVMLMARGEDGARVPYQPDRRWVDGSVTHDIPTKRLERLYGVNHHIVSQANPLALPFASDTRKQMAPIEAIQHASLATFKVWLNANMTIFRKPLELVPPLNSLANLARSVINQEYTGDINIIRPPKFWSPTKILSDLAQEDIDELIDTGMRTAWPKIEMVRTQTAISRALDAILARVDKAGDDGPGHRSSALTKAAR comes from the coding sequence ATGATTTTCTCCCCGACGCTGAGCGCCGACGCCGAACTGGCCAATGCGCCCGACTATGCCGCCTGGTCGAAGGCGGCGCGGGCGCACGACGCGAAATCGGGAATGCAGGCGTGGCGCGAAGCCGATGCAAGCGAGCATTTCGACTTCAAGGCGATCCGCGCCCGGCTCGAGAGGCTGCGCGCCCTCTCCGCGGCGGGCGACGTCAAGGGGCTGCTCTTCGTCCTCAACGAGGGCATACACGGCAATATCGACGGAATGGGGCACGAGCGGCTTTATCAAAAGGCGCGTTTCGGGACGAAAATACTGATCGAGGCCTATGTGGCAGAGGTCGTTGCCGCGCTCGGCAAGATCGCCTCCTCGCCCGCCGTCCCGCGCGAGGAAAAGCGCGACTTCTTCCGCCGTGCCCAGCATTGCTACGGCCGCTCCGCGCTCCTGCTTTCAGGCTCGGGAAGCTTTCTTTTTTTCCATGTCGGGGTGGTAAGGGCGCTCTGGGACGAAGGCGTGCTTCCCAATATCCTTGCAGGCTCGAGCGGCGGCTCGGTCGTCGCAGCGATCGTCTCGACGCGCCAGGACCCGGAGGTCGGAGCGTTTCTCGCGAGCGAGCGGCTTGCCAACCCTGCGCGGGGCGCTGAAACCCGCCGTCTCGCCTCCGATGAGGTGCGTGCCCGGCTCGCCGAGCTCATTCCCGACCTCACCTTTCGCGAGGCGTGGGAGCGGAGCGGCCGTCATCTCAACGTCTCGGTCGCACCGGCCGAAAAGCATCAGAACGGCCGCCTTCTCAACGCGATCACGGCGCCCAATGTGCTCATCCGCGAGGCCGTGCTCGCTTCCTGCGCGGTCCCGGGGGTCTTTCCGCCCGTCATGCTGATGGCGCGGGGCGAGGACGGCGCGCGCGTGCCCTATCAGCCCGACCGTCGCTGGGTCGACGGATCGGTGACGCATGACATTCCCACCAAGCGGCTTGAGCGCCTCTACGGCGTCAACCATCATATCGTCAGCCAGGCAAACCCCCTCGCGCTGCCCTTTGCGAGCGACACGCGCAAGCAAATGGCGCCCATCGAGGCGATCCAGCACGCCTCGCTCGCAACCTTCAAAGTGTGGCTCAACGCCAATATGACGATCTTCCGCAAGCCGCTGGAACTGGTGCCGCCGCTCAACAGCCTCGCCAATCTCGCGCGCTCGGTGATCAACCAGGAATATACCGGCGACATCAATATCATCCGCCCGCCCAAATTCTGGTCGCCGACCAAGATCCTCTCCGACCTTGCGCAGGAGGATATCGACGAGCTGATCGACACCGGCATGCGCACGGCCTGGCCCAAGATCGAGATGGTGCGCACCCAGACCGCGATCAGCCGCGCGCTCGATGCGATCCTCGCGCGCGTCGACAAGGCGGGCGACGATGGCCCGGGGCATCGCAGCTCGGCGCTGACGAAGGCAGCTCGCTGA
- a CDS encoding WS/DGAT/MGAT family O-acyltransferase, producing MLKQLSAQDAQFLYTQTANNLTHIMGVYIYDPSTAPGGFVRFKDIIHHVESRLDTSPLFRRRLHRLPFDVDHPYWVEDEHFDIEAHMSHARLPEPGDWRQFCIAVARWFSKPMDMNRPLWDIYVIEGLDRVEGIPKGSFAMLHRVHHAAVDGASGAHAFIAMSDIDARGTPAIAEPPPLEALGRAPSSVETLTRAWSASMQSPVKFMNALLKVSPAIVASARRSIAEGGMAAGVPQTRFNVPVGPRKMFDGTSIALADVAEVRKKVSGATVNDVVIAAVGGALRKYLESHGELPEESLVAVAPINLRGKTKGEGRGASSPGNQVSAMSVPVRTDIADPLARLAAIRDFTLEAKEAKAGVSARLMTDLSQHIPGATMAAVARILTSERFAVRGTNLFISNVPGVQVPLYLAGAQLVAQYGMAPLANNMGLFIATPSYNGRIAFSIISEREVMPDIAFFRACIEESFAELMAAPNGEAAKAPTARPKGKGKVAVPAKPAPKARAKPVAKGNARRKTRKK from the coding sequence ATGCTCAAGCAGCTCAGCGCGCAGGACGCCCAGTTCCTCTACACCCAGACCGCGAACAATCTCACCCATATCATGGGGGTCTATATCTACGATCCCTCGACCGCGCCCGGGGGCTTCGTCCGCTTCAAGGACATCATCCATCACGTCGAAAGCCGTCTCGACACATCGCCGCTCTTCCGGCGCCGGCTCCACCGATTGCCCTTCGATGTCGACCATCCCTATTGGGTCGAGGACGAGCATTTCGACATCGAGGCGCATATGAGCCACGCGCGCCTGCCCGAACCTGGCGACTGGCGCCAGTTCTGCATCGCGGTCGCCCGGTGGTTTTCCAAACCCATGGATATGAACCGACCGCTCTGGGACATTTACGTCATCGAGGGGCTCGACCGTGTCGAGGGCATCCCCAAGGGCAGTTTCGCGATGCTCCACCGTGTGCACCATGCCGCGGTCGACGGCGCATCGGGGGCGCACGCCTTCATCGCGATGAGCGATATCGATGCCAGGGGAACGCCGGCGATCGCCGAGCCACCGCCGCTCGAGGCGCTGGGGCGCGCGCCTTCGAGCGTCGAAACGCTCACGCGCGCGTGGTCGGCCTCGATGCAGTCACCGGTGAAGTTCATGAACGCGCTTTTGAAGGTCTCACCGGCCATCGTCGCCTCGGCGCGCCGGTCGATCGCGGAGGGCGGAATGGCCGCGGGCGTGCCGCAAACGCGTTTCAATGTGCCCGTGGGACCGCGCAAGATGTTCGACGGCACCAGCATCGCGCTCGCCGACGTCGCCGAGGTGCGAAAGAAGGTGTCCGGCGCGACGGTCAACGACGTCGTGATCGCGGCGGTCGGAGGCGCGCTGCGCAAATATCTTGAAAGCCATGGGGAGCTGCCCGAAGAAAGCCTCGTCGCCGTCGCGCCGATCAACCTGCGCGGCAAGACGAAAGGCGAAGGAAGGGGGGCCTCAAGCCCCGGCAATCAGGTCTCCGCGATGAGCGTGCCGGTGCGCACCGACATCGCCGACCCCCTCGCCCGGCTCGCGGCGATCCGCGACTTTACCCTTGAGGCGAAGGAGGCAAAGGCGGGCGTCAGCGCACGGCTGATGACCGATCTTTCGCAGCATATCCCCGGCGCGACCATGGCGGCGGTCGCGCGCATTCTCACCAGCGAACGCTTCGCGGTGCGCGGGACCAATCTTTTCATCTCGAACGTGCCGGGCGTGCAGGTACCGCTCTATCTCGCCGGCGCGCAGCTTGTTGCGCAATATGGCATGGCGCCGCTCGCCAACAATATGGGGCTGTTCATTGCGACGCCGAGCTACAATGGTCGGATCGCCTTCTCGATCATATCCGAGCGCGAGGTGATGCCCGACATCGCCTTTTTCCGCGCCTGTATCGAGGAAAGCTTTGCCGAGCTCATGGCGGCGCCGAATGGGGAGGCGGCGAAAGCCCCTACGGCAAGGCCGAAAGGAAAGGGCAAGGTCGCCGTCCCGGCGAAGCCTGCTCCCAAAGCCAGGGCGAAACCAGTTGCCAAAGGCAACGCAAGGCGCAAAACTCGGAAAAAATAA